One genomic segment of Peribacillus sp. FSL H8-0477 includes these proteins:
- a CDS encoding glycoside hydrolase family 1 protein, producing the protein MTRTNNESIQFKFPEDFWWGSSASATQTEGAADLDGKGKNIWDHWFEIEANRFFDGVGPQNTSQFYYKYKEDIQLMKEIGHNSFRLSISWSRLFPEGKGEMNEKAVEFYNNVIDALIAAEIEPFVNLYHFDMPMALQETGGWNNRETVDAYEKYAETCFSLFGDRVKKWFTHNEPIVPVEGGYLYDFHYPNEVNFQKAVQVAYHTILSSAKAIKIYKTMKLDGKIGIILNLTPSYPRSQHPADLKASVLCDAFFNRSFLDPSVKGTFPTELVDILKEEGYMPVIEDGDLTIIKENTVDLLGVNYYQPRRVKAKDSFPNPDGPFMPDRYFDNYIMPGRKMNVYRGWEIYEKGVYDILTNLKDNYGNIECFISENGMGVEGEERFRNEDGMIEDDYRIDFISEHLKWVHKALIEGSNVKGYHLWTFMDNWSWSNAYKNRYGFVSVNLEKDNERTVKKSGYWFKDVAANNGF; encoded by the coding sequence ATGACACGTACAAATAATGAATCAATTCAATTCAAATTTCCTGAGGACTTTTGGTGGGGATCTTCGGCATCCGCAACCCAGACTGAGGGGGCAGCTGATCTTGATGGCAAAGGGAAGAATATTTGGGATCACTGGTTTGAAATCGAAGCGAATCGTTTTTTCGATGGAGTAGGTCCTCAAAATACTTCACAGTTCTATTATAAGTATAAAGAAGATATCCAGTTAATGAAGGAAATCGGTCACAATTCATTCAGACTATCTATTTCTTGGTCAAGGTTATTCCCTGAGGGAAAAGGGGAAATGAATGAGAAGGCAGTAGAATTTTATAATAATGTGATTGATGCATTAATTGCAGCAGAGATTGAACCATTCGTTAATCTTTATCATTTTGATATGCCGATGGCTTTACAGGAAACTGGAGGCTGGAATAATCGTGAAACGGTTGATGCCTATGAAAAATATGCGGAAACATGTTTCAGCCTATTCGGTGATAGAGTGAAGAAATGGTTTACTCATAATGAACCGATCGTACCTGTTGAAGGTGGATATTTATATGATTTCCATTATCCAAACGAGGTTAATTTCCAAAAAGCAGTTCAAGTTGCTTATCATACAATTCTATCAAGTGCAAAAGCGATTAAAATTTACAAAACGATGAAACTTGATGGAAAAATAGGGATTATCCTGAATTTAACCCCGTCATATCCGAGGAGTCAGCACCCAGCTGATTTAAAAGCTTCGGTATTGTGTGATGCCTTTTTCAACCGTTCGTTCCTTGATCCATCTGTTAAAGGAACATTCCCAACAGAACTGGTTGATATTCTGAAGGAAGAAGGCTATATGCCTGTTATCGAAGATGGTGATTTAACTATTATTAAAGAGAACACAGTGGATTTACTCGGAGTTAATTATTATCAGCCAAGACGTGTGAAGGCGAAGGATAGTTTTCCAAATCCTGATGGGCCGTTTATGCCGGATCGTTATTTTGATAACTACATTATGCCTGGTCGTAAAATGAATGTTTACCGCGGGTGGGAAATTTACGAAAAAGGCGTCTATGATATTTTAACTAATTTAAAAGATAATTACGGAAACATTGAATGCTTCATTTCTGAAAATGGCATGGGTGTCGAAGGAGAAGAGCGTTTCCGTAATGAAGATGGTATGATTGAAGATGATTATCGAATTGATTTTATCAGTGAACATTTAAAATGGGTGCATAAAGCTTTGATAGAGGGTTCCAATGTTAAAGGCTATCATTTATGGACGTTCATGGATAACTGGTCTTGGAGTAATGCCTATAAAAACCGTTATGGCTTTGTCTCTGTTAATTTAGAGAAAGATAACGAACGAACCGTTAAGAAAAGCGGTTATTGGTTTAAGGATGTTGCTGCAAATAATGGATTTTAA
- a CDS encoding PTS lactose/cellobiose transporter subunit IIA produces the protein MEINLEELTSEQINFQLILHSGNARSKVIQSLREYREGNVEEAENLLKQAEEDLNAAHGIHFKMVQKEAQGEKVEFSMLFMHAEDHLMSTLTMKELVIELLEIFKAKNL, from the coding sequence ATGGAGATTAATTTAGAAGAACTTACCAGTGAACAAATTAATTTTCAACTTATTCTTCATAGCGGCAACGCGCGCAGCAAGGTCATCCAATCCCTTCGTGAATACCGCGAAGGCAATGTAGAAGAAGCAGAAAACTTATTAAAACAGGCTGAAGAGGATTTAAATGCTGCACATGGAATTCATTTCAAAATGGTTCAAAAAGAAGCGCAAGGTGAAAAAGTAGAGTTCTCCATGTTATTTATGCATGCAGAGGATCACTTAATGTCAACACTTACGATGAAGGAACTAGTTATCGAATTACTAGAAATTTTTAAAGCTAAGAATTTATAA
- a CDS encoding PTS sugar transporter subunit IIB: protein MNRILLACSSGMSTSLLVTKMEAYAESIGDEAKIWAVGQNQAKQDMAEADVVLIGPQMSFLKKELQKEAAQYNINVDVIDMMAYGLADGKKAYEQALALMGKK, encoded by the coding sequence ATGAATAGAATTTTACTAGCATGTAGTTCAGGTATGTCTACTAGTTTACTTGTGACAAAGATGGAAGCGTATGCGGAATCTATCGGTGATGAAGCGAAAATTTGGGCAGTCGGTCAAAATCAAGCGAAACAAGATATGGCAGAAGCAGATGTTGTTTTAATCGGACCTCAAATGAGTTTCTTGAAGAAAGAACTTCAAAAAGAAGCTGCTCAATACAATATCAATGTTGATGTGATCGATATGATGGCATATGGATTAGCAGACGGTAAAAAAGCTTACGAACAGGCACTAGCCTTAATGGGGAAAAAATAA
- a CDS encoding SDR family oxidoreductase, with protein sequence MANLMKNKVALITGGSSGIGRGAALKLAENGARIALLDLNAEDAVEVKREIEELGSEAIIVEADVSKTEDMEQAFKRVFEEWGKLDFVFSNAGINGVIAPIEDLSIDEFDATIQTNLRGTFLTVKNAIPYMKENGGSIVITSSINGNRTFNNFGFSAYSTSKAGQVAFGKMAALELARYKIRVNIICPGAIDTNIDTNTFPENENLKKITIPIEYPEGEHPLAGEAGKPEQVGDLVLFLASNLSSHITGTKVYIDGAESLL encoded by the coding sequence ATGGCAAATTTAATGAAAAATAAAGTGGCTTTAATAACCGGAGGGAGTTCTGGTATTGGTCGTGGAGCTGCCTTAAAGCTTGCAGAAAATGGGGCAAGAATTGCCTTACTTGACCTTAATGCTGAAGATGCCGTGGAAGTAAAGCGTGAAATTGAGGAACTTGGCAGCGAAGCAATCATTGTAGAAGCAGATGTTTCCAAAACAGAAGATATGGAACAAGCCTTCAAAAGAGTCTTCGAAGAATGGGGCAAACTTGATTTTGTCTTCTCAAACGCCGGGATAAACGGGGTAATTGCACCCATTGAGGATCTATCAATCGATGAATTCGATGCCACCATCCAAACCAATTTACGCGGAACCTTTTTAACAGTTAAAAATGCTATTCCTTACATGAAAGAAAATGGCGGGAGTATTGTGATTACAAGCTCAATCAACGGAAACCGGACATTTAATAACTTTGGATTTTCAGCTTACAGTACCTCAAAAGCTGGACAAGTCGCCTTTGGTAAGATGGCTGCCCTAGAACTGGCACGATATAAAATCCGCGTGAATATAATTTGTCCGGGTGCAATTGATACGAATATCGATACAAATACGTTTCCTGAAAACGAAAATCTCAAAAAAATCACCATCCCAATTGAATACCCGGAAGGAGAACATCCCCTTGCTGGCGAAGCTGGTAAACCAGAACAAGTTGGGGATTTGGTTTTATTTCTAGCCTCTAACTTATCCTCCCATATTACGGGGACAAAGGTATATATCGATGGAGCAGAATCTTTATTATAA
- a CDS encoding iron-sulfur cluster assembly accessory protein: MNVKINRNAAKVLKQLLNSEEAEGKYIRVFITHMHGDHAHYDYKLDTPKEHDVIVKTDKEIDVLLDSREGFLDGVWIKYFFVPEAGFEITNPSKEHHHHH; this comes from the coding sequence ATGAACGTTAAAATCAATCGGAATGCAGCGAAGGTGTTGAAACAGCTTTTAAACAGTGAAGAAGCTGAAGGGAAATACATTCGTGTTTTCATTACTCATATGCATGGGGACCATGCTCACTATGATTACAAATTGGATACACCAAAAGAACATGATGTAATTGTAAAAACAGACAAAGAAATTGATGTGCTGCTTGACAGTCGTGAAGGATTTTTAGATGGTGTTTGGATTAAATATTTCTTTGTTCCGGAAGCAGGTTTTGAAATCACCAATCCATCAAAAGAGCATCACCACCATCACTAA
- the celB gene encoding PTS cellobiose transporter subunit IIC encodes MFEKFSQFLIPIAGKLNNNRYLQVIRDAFMLAFPLTIFGSIVVVLTNLPFLNKFLSDEFIASFQSSFGIASQATMGIMSVFVVFGIGYYLSKSYNVEAVFGGVIALASFLILTPFMIETDAGAVTNVIPLDRLGAKGMFLGMITAFLAGEIYRRAVQKDLTIKMPAGVPPAVAKSFAALFPALITLTIFLFINVLVTQAFNTNLHDFIYDVIQAPLVGLGGGLIPTLIAVFVIQLLWFFGLHGQIIINSVMDPIWNTLALENYDKFVQGGELPNIVTKSFMDVFTVGMGGTGMTLAVIVAILVFMRSKQMKQVAKLGAGPGIFNVNEPIIFGLPIVMNPMIIVPWILAPMIVTAVTYFAFATGIVPKTTGVTVPWTVPIGISGYLATNSLMGSLLQIVNFFIVFAIWFPFLKIIDGVNIKKEKEEEMKKAS; translated from the coding sequence ATGTTTGAGAAATTTAGTCAGTTTTTAATTCCAATTGCGGGCAAGTTGAATAACAATCGCTATCTACAGGTTATACGTGATGCATTTATGTTAGCGTTCCCATTAACAATATTTGGTTCTATTGTCGTAGTATTAACCAATCTGCCATTTTTAAATAAATTTTTAAGTGATGAGTTTATTGCTTCTTTCCAATCGTCATTCGGAATTGCTTCACAGGCAACCATGGGGATCATGTCCGTTTTCGTTGTCTTTGGTATAGGATACTATCTATCAAAAAGTTACAACGTGGAAGCTGTTTTTGGAGGCGTCATTGCTCTTGCTTCGTTTTTGATTTTAACACCTTTTATGATTGAAACAGATGCTGGCGCTGTTACAAATGTTATACCGCTTGATCGCCTAGGTGCCAAAGGAATGTTCCTTGGAATGATTACAGCCTTTCTAGCAGGTGAGATTTATAGAAGAGCTGTTCAGAAAGACTTAACTATTAAGATGCCAGCAGGAGTACCTCCGGCTGTAGCGAAGTCGTTTGCTGCTTTATTCCCAGCATTAATTACATTAACAATCTTTTTATTCATAAATGTTCTTGTTACACAAGCGTTTAATACAAACCTTCATGATTTTATCTATGATGTGATTCAAGCACCGCTAGTAGGTCTTGGTGGAGGGTTAATTCCAACATTAATTGCTGTGTTTGTTATTCAACTTCTCTGGTTCTTTGGTCTGCACGGTCAGATTATCATCAACTCAGTAATGGATCCAATTTGGAATACATTAGCTCTAGAAAACTATGATAAATTTGTTCAAGGCGGGGAACTGCCAAACATTGTGACTAAGTCATTTATGGATGTGTTTACAGTCGGAATGGGCGGTACCGGAATGACGCTGGCTGTTATCGTTGCTATCCTTGTCTTTATGAGAAGTAAGCAGATGAAACAAGTAGCCAAACTCGGTGCGGGACCTGGTATCTTTAACGTCAACGAACCGATTATTTTCGGCTTGCCAATTGTTATGAATCCAATGATTATTGTACCTTGGATTTTAGCGCCAATGATTGTTACGGCTGTTACGTATTTTGCTTTCGCAACAGGGATAGTGCCTAAAACTACAGGAGTAACGGTTCCTTGGACAGTGCCAATTGGAATAAGCGGATACTTAGCAACGAATTCCCTAATGGGGTCGCTGCTGCAGATTGTCAACTTCTTCATTGTTTTTGCCATCTGGTTCCCATTCTTGAAAATTATTGATGGAGTAAATATTAAAAAAGAAAAAGAAGAAGAAATGAAAAAAGCATCATAA
- a CDS encoding Gfo/Idh/MocA family protein, with amino-acid sequence MIRFGIIGTNWITERFLKASEAHEKFKLTAVYSRSEERAREFAGKYQAENTFTSLEDMASSDMIDAVYIASPNAYHAEQAILFLENGKHVLCEKPIASNTAETRAMIEAAKRNGVVLMEAMKSTLMPNFKSIEDNIHKLGKVRTYFANYCQYSSRYDSYRQGTVLNAFNPALSNGALMDIGIYTIYPLVVLFGKPNSIKATGHVLESGADGNGSILLSYDGMEAVVMYSKITESPLPSEILGEDGSMVIHHISSPEKIEIRAHDGTITDISYEQQEDSMYYEIKEFIQLIESGKQQSSQNTWEISLAVVEIMDEARRQMGIVYPNDTN; translated from the coding sequence ATGATACGGTTTGGGATTATCGGAACTAACTGGATTACAGAACGGTTTTTAAAGGCATCTGAAGCACACGAAAAATTTAAGCTTACGGCGGTTTATTCACGATCAGAGGAAAGAGCTCGTGAGTTTGCCGGCAAATATCAGGCTGAAAATACGTTTACAAGTCTAGAGGATATGGCATCTAGTGACATGATTGACGCAGTGTATATCGCAAGTCCAAATGCTTATCATGCAGAACAAGCTATTCTGTTTTTAGAAAATGGCAAGCATGTACTATGTGAGAAGCCAATTGCTTCAAATACAGCAGAAACACGTGCGATGATTGAAGCAGCTAAAAGAAATGGCGTTGTTTTAATGGAAGCGATGAAATCAACCTTAATGCCGAACTTTAAGAGTATTGAGGATAATATCCATAAGCTTGGAAAAGTACGTACATATTTTGCAAATTACTGTCAGTACTCATCGCGTTATGATTCCTATCGACAAGGGACGGTCTTAAACGCCTTTAATCCAGCTCTTTCTAATGGGGCATTGATGGATATAGGTATCTATACAATTTATCCACTTGTTGTTTTGTTTGGTAAGCCTAATTCTATTAAGGCGACAGGTCACGTACTCGAGTCTGGTGCTGATGGGAATGGAAGTATTCTTCTCAGTTATGATGGAATGGAGGCAGTAGTGATGTATTCAAAAATAACGGAATCACCATTGCCTTCGGAAATTCTTGGAGAGGATGGATCTATGGTTATTCATCATATATCTAGTCCGGAAAAAATTGAAATACGTGCACATGATGGTACGATTACTGATATAAGTTATGAACAACAAGAGGACTCTATGTATTACGAAATAAAAGAATTTATCCAACTGATTGAAAGTGGTAAACAGCAGTCCTCACAGAATACGTGGGAAATATCACTTGCTGTCGTGGAAATTATGGATGAAGCCCGACGTCAAATGGGTATTGTATATCCAAATGATACTAACTAA
- a CDS encoding ROK family transcriptional regulator, translating into MISADQALVKKMNKKLVLREIIHTSPVSRAKLSEITGLNKTTVSSQVADLLDDNLIFEIGQGLSSGGRRPVMLVFNKNAGFTIGIDLGVDYLTIVLTDLEGTIVSESHQKIELILPEDLQKLMIELLEKQVSVIPDSRYGLIGICLGVPGLVNNDQELTFTPNSSWSEIPFKQILEQTFKVPVFVENEANAGAYGEKEYGAAKQFKNIVYVSINAGIGTGVIQNNKLLKGKNGLFGEMGHAVIDFNGPRCTCGNRGCWELYASEKALHRSLMSNNQTLMWQDILHRAKQNDPQVLQALDNFGFYLGIGLKNIINTFDPEVIILRNRIIEAFPQVLNSIRHTLVPNHTHAPDINILLVSALKHNATALGAAAMMIKHFIDGVTA; encoded by the coding sequence ATGATTAGTGCGGACCAAGCACTTGTAAAAAAAATGAATAAAAAGCTCGTTTTACGAGAAATCATTCATACTTCGCCTGTCTCTCGAGCCAAGCTGTCTGAAATTACTGGGCTGAATAAAACCACAGTATCTTCACAAGTAGCAGATTTACTTGATGATAACTTAATATTTGAAATTGGTCAGGGTCTTTCCAGTGGGGGACGTCGTCCAGTTATGCTCGTCTTTAATAAGAATGCAGGTTTTACGATAGGAATAGATCTTGGTGTTGATTATCTCACCATTGTATTAACCGATTTAGAAGGAACCATTGTCTCTGAGTCACATCAAAAAATAGAGTTAATCCTTCCAGAAGATCTTCAGAAATTAATGATTGAACTGCTTGAAAAACAAGTCTCAGTCATCCCTGATTCCCGATACGGCTTAATTGGCATCTGTTTAGGCGTTCCAGGTCTCGTAAATAATGACCAAGAACTAACCTTCACACCTAATTCGAGTTGGAGTGAAATCCCTTTTAAACAAATCCTTGAACAAACGTTTAAAGTCCCAGTATTTGTAGAAAATGAAGCCAATGCAGGAGCTTATGGAGAAAAAGAATATGGAGCTGCTAAACAGTTTAAAAATATTGTTTATGTCAGTATTAATGCAGGAATTGGAACGGGCGTGATCCAAAATAACAAACTGTTAAAAGGTAAGAACGGCTTATTTGGTGAAATGGGACATGCAGTCATTGATTTCAATGGACCACGTTGTACATGCGGCAACCGCGGCTGTTGGGAACTCTATGCCTCTGAAAAAGCCTTACACCGATCATTAATGAGCAACAATCAGACACTAATGTGGCAGGATATTCTACATCGAGCAAAACAAAACGATCCACAAGTTCTACAAGCGCTCGATAACTTCGGGTTTTATCTTGGGATTGGACTTAAAAATATCATCAACACATTTGATCCTGAAGTCATTATTTTGCGAAACCGCATCATTGAAGCCTTCCCACAAGTACTTAATTCGATTAGGCATACCTTAGTTCCAAATCATACACATGCTCCTGATATCAATATACTCCTAGTATCCGCACTTAAGCATAACGCTACTGCTCTAGGTGCTGCAGCCATGATGATTAAACACTTTATTGACGGGGTTACAGCGTAA
- a CDS encoding GntR family transcriptional regulator — MNKYEAISEEMRNRIHTGYYPDDLPIPDELTLAAEFNCSRMTMKRALDILVAEGLMLRKRGHGTFIVQAPLRDETVNVISEDSKGLSNLVLGKKVDSKIVSFEVQFPSEEVARHLSIKRDTPVYSIIRLRNVDDEPYVIEKTYMPVALIPGLNEEVLYASIYNYIHQSLELKIGGAHRKIRADKSNVLDQQYLDCHPTDPVLEVEQVGFLNNGIPFEYSFSRHRYDKFVFTTVSISK; from the coding sequence ATGAATAAATACGAAGCAATTTCTGAAGAAATGAGAAACCGCATTCATACGGGATATTATCCAGATGATCTGCCAATTCCTGATGAGCTCACACTGGCAGCGGAGTTTAATTGCAGCCGAATGACCATGAAACGGGCACTGGATATTTTAGTCGCCGAAGGACTAATGCTTCGAAAGCGAGGTCATGGTACATTTATTGTTCAAGCTCCGCTACGTGATGAAACGGTTAATGTGATTAGTGAAGATTCCAAGGGACTTTCAAATTTGGTTCTTGGAAAAAAAGTAGACAGTAAAATCGTTTCTTTTGAGGTACAGTTCCCTTCTGAAGAGGTTGCTAGACACTTGTCAATTAAGAGAGATACGCCTGTTTATTCAATTATACGATTGAGAAATGTTGATGATGAACCATATGTAATTGAAAAAACGTATATGCCTGTTGCATTAATACCTGGACTGAATGAAGAGGTACTCTATGCATCTATTTATAATTATATTCATCAGTCACTAGAATTAAAAATTGGCGGTGCTCATCGGAAAATTCGAGCAGACAAGTCCAATGTATTAGATCAACAATATCTAGACTGTCATCCTACAGACCCGGTTCTTGAAGTGGAACAAGTTGGTTTTTTAAATAATGGTATACCCTTTGAATATTCATTTTCAAGACATCGTTATGACAAATTTGTTTTTACAACCGTTTCCATTAGCAAATAA
- a CDS encoding ROK family protein, which translates to MALVGGIEAGGTKFVCAIGDHTGEIRERIEIPTTVPEETMEEVIRFFQAYDIEAIGIGSFGPIDVNRESPTYGSITSTPKPGWRNYPIVTKMKEHFNVPMGFHTDVNAAALGEGTYGAAKGLNSCLYMTVGTGIGAGALVGGKLLQGYSHPEMGHILIRRHPEDHYQGKCPYHIDCFEGLAAGPAIEARYGVKAHELEERSDVWELEAYYIAQALMNFILILSPQKIILGGGVMKQRQVFPKIRTQLENVLKGYVDTPNLQDYIVSPGLGSNSGIIGSLILADQALHGN; encoded by the coding sequence ATGGCATTAGTAGGCGGTATCGAAGCAGGAGGAACAAAATTTGTTTGTGCAATTGGTGATCATACTGGTGAGATAAGAGAACGAATTGAAATTCCAACAACAGTCCCTGAAGAAACAATGGAAGAAGTCATACGCTTTTTTCAAGCATACGACATAGAAGCCATTGGAATAGGATCGTTCGGTCCAATAGATGTAAATCGAGAAAGCCCAACCTACGGATCTATTACTTCGACACCCAAGCCAGGCTGGAGAAACTATCCGATTGTTACTAAAATGAAAGAGCATTTTAACGTACCAATGGGTTTTCATACTGATGTAAATGCAGCTGCATTAGGTGAAGGAACGTACGGAGCTGCAAAAGGACTTAACAGCTGTTTATATATGACCGTTGGTACAGGCATAGGTGCAGGAGCTTTAGTCGGCGGGAAATTACTGCAGGGATACTCGCATCCAGAAATGGGTCATATATTAATTAGAAGACATCCTGAAGACCATTACCAAGGTAAGTGTCCCTATCATATAGATTGCTTTGAAGGGCTAGCAGCGGGACCGGCTATCGAAGCGCGCTATGGAGTGAAAGCTCATGAGCTTGAAGAACGAAGTGATGTATGGGAGTTAGAGGCTTATTATATCGCACAAGCACTTATGAATTTTATCTTAATTCTCTCTCCTCAGAAAATTATTCTTGGCGGGGGGGTCATGAAGCAGCGACAAGTGTTTCCGAAAATCCGTACGCAATTAGAGAATGTGCTAAAAGGGTATGTGGATACCCCTAATCTTCAGGACTATATTGTCAGCCCTGGTTTAGGCAGCAATTCTGGAATCATTGGTTCACTAATCTTGGCTGATCAAGCATTACACGGCAACTAG
- a CDS encoding coiled-coil domain-containing protein: protein MKLKKKLIALNTTILLGLGTFVSIPSVNAESISELEKQQHTIQGERTGIQSEIDTAVAKISKLQDEQVQLTAQIKRIDQAIKDNQAKITETKSDIEETNQEIKQLDKEIAVLKERIQKRNEILKERAIAFQKSGGDINYLEVLLGSSNFGDLISRVGAVATMVDADRTILEEHESDKKEVEEKQAAVEKKLADLTNMKIELEGMLAQIKDQKDQSLELSKDLAAKETAAAAIISDLKEKDADLAAQVTSIQQDMVKEKVRIAEAEAAKQRAAEKAEAEQVAAQKQKQPAASSKSTASAKTEPTSQSTSHTSTAKTVIKKSSTVQTPSAQAVAPVRNLSAAVTAGNKYIGNSVYVFGGGRTQSDINNGRFDCSAFVRWAYSQAGINVGSMGAISTDTLKGYGTRISESQMQPGDMVFFNTYKTDGHVGIYVGGGKFIGSQSSTGVAIASMTSGYWNGVFTGHVRRL, encoded by the coding sequence ATGAAATTGAAGAAAAAGCTTATCGCGCTTAATACTACTATTCTACTTGGATTAGGAACTTTTGTTTCAATCCCTTCAGTAAATGCAGAATCTATCAGTGAATTAGAGAAGCAGCAACATACTATTCAGGGAGAACGCACTGGCATTCAATCCGAAATTGACACTGCAGTCGCGAAAATCTCTAAACTTCAAGATGAGCAAGTGCAATTAACTGCACAAATTAAACGAATTGATCAAGCAATAAAAGACAATCAAGCGAAAATTACTGAAACCAAAAGTGATATAGAAGAAACGAACCAGGAAATTAAACAACTTGATAAAGAAATTGCTGTGTTAAAAGAAAGAATTCAAAAACGCAACGAAATTCTTAAAGAACGCGCAATTGCCTTCCAAAAGAGCGGCGGGGATATCAATTACCTTGAAGTCTTGTTAGGTTCTTCAAACTTTGGAGATTTAATCAGCCGTGTTGGCGCAGTTGCAACAATGGTGGATGCGGATCGAACCATTTTGGAAGAGCATGAGTCAGACAAAAAAGAAGTAGAAGAAAAACAAGCAGCAGTTGAAAAAAAACTAGCTGATTTAACTAACATGAAAATTGAGCTAGAAGGAATGCTTGCTCAGATTAAAGACCAAAAAGATCAGAGTCTAGAATTGAGTAAAGATCTTGCTGCTAAAGAAACGGCAGCAGCTGCGATTATTTCCGATTTGAAAGAAAAGGATGCAGACCTTGCCGCTCAAGTTACCTCTATTCAACAGGATATGGTTAAAGAGAAAGTTCGTATAGCAGAAGCAGAAGCTGCTAAACAACGTGCTGCTGAAAAAGCTGAAGCAGAACAAGTTGCTGCTCAAAAGCAAAAACAACCAGCAGCTTCAAGCAAATCTACTGCATCTGCAAAAACAGAACCAACTAGTCAATCAACAAGTCATACATCAACAGCAAAAACAGTGATTAAAAAATCTTCTACAGTACAAACTCCATCAGCACAAGCTGTAGCACCTGTTCGAAATTTAAGTGCTGCAGTTACTGCAGGTAATAAGTATATCGGCAATTCTGTTTATGTTTTTGGCGGCGGACGCACACAATCCGATATCAATAATGGACGCTTCGATTGTTCTGCATTCGTACGCTGGGCTTATTCACAAGCCGGAATTAACGTAGGTTCTATGGGTGCAATCAGTACAGATACATTAAAAGGTTACGGTACAAGAATCTCTGAGAGCCAAATGCAGCCTGGAGATATGGTATTCTTTAATACCTACAAAACAGACGGCCACGTAGGAATCTATGTAGGCGGAGGTAAATTCATCGGATCCCAAAGCTCAACTGGTGTAGCTATTGCCAGCATGACAAGCGGATACTGGAATGGTGTATTTACTGGACACGTTAGACGCTTATAA